From the Hymenobacter yonginensis genome, one window contains:
- a CDS encoding translocation/assembly module TamB domain-containing protein, whose protein sequence is MLLLVIGVVVALQFSSVQDYAAGKAAGYLQGKIGTEVRIAKFRTDFKHALSLEGVYIEDQKGDTLLSVGRLGVDLDLWALTKSEINLKELELNDGRLAISRTLPDSVSNYDFIVNAFATADTATTAPADTTAGFKYNIGDLRLTNIRLTYDDQVEGMAVRTKVGELAVTMDAVDVDQSIYKVDEATLRNTAISIAQTKTAPPDTAVAEPLALTFGLNKALLSNVSLTYKNDPSAQFISTRVGEAEITADNIDLINSRVALNTVKLRNTSIAYTQNENVPVEKRLVNPAEVVRDLNDAVEGATGQPSNWVVTLNRSDIRGVDVAFDNFDEPKQRTRLPAMDYNHLKFTDLVLNVENLRYSENSTTGRINQLAGREQSGFRIDSATADVVFDSVQTRLTNLDLITPHTRIRQTLGMRYKSLDALADTRQLPNLGIEGDLRNVRLGFRDILYLAPDLAGTPPFTTGPNQSVLLSGRVSGRVGDLRIQGLEFVGFRNTIVKASGRIQGLPETDRRLYTDLRIQQFSTSEADIRMLAPKGTIPPGYNIPPRMTVAGTFRGRPSALLFDADLRATTTYGNVAAKIDLGAGPKGQEPITAVFSTQNLNVGRILNDPTIGTVTASGRLNGRGGLDPNLLRGQLTANVQRATYNGYTYRGITANVGIDRNRYVIDAKSRQDPNLNLDLLATVDLRNASNPSYSVERLNLRGANLTALGFYTGGDLRVQGDLTANLSGSDANSINGTFSGRNIIIVRDNQTIPLDSVSGRIVQRTGRTEVVFNSNVADFNLQGNTRLGDLATVLQEHIDRYFDLPGVRYRPSAAYQQFTFEANVKNTRLLQKLVPDLKQLTPFKLTGGFDSRAANLTLNTRIPRIVYMGYALDSLKFNVSSDAQKLDYALGLRQISQDTTLRIPNPTLAGSVQNNQIGTRLRIAESDSAERLNMAGVLRVLNGGDTYAFSFDPKLMLDRVLWNVTPGNELRYTTATGAIFADNLEFSRNSRSLKLQTLPGAQYPLQLNMQNLELNSLGHAAGLQDSLIAGTLNGQALALSLGQPRQAFTADATLSNLVYNKTVVGDVTLKATNPTPDRYNVDARLTNPQGADVQAVGYYLATPPSPIRFDVTVNRFDLKMAEPFSAGQLREGVGGVTGSIVVTGTAAKPIINGALTTTADAGLTLTQLGSDFRMPNQTVTFNPQNIAFNNFTVLDSLGNKAVVDGRIIVPNYADVNSYRFNLNATTEDFLAVNSRPADNELFYGKLVLDSDTRISGNLNLPVLNTNVLVEDGSDLTIVVPNDEAGLVATEGIVEWIDKSAPMDTMLARQLALDSAKTAAGYDITARITVRDNTPFTLVIDPISGDNLKVRAEGTLNTAIDPAGTISLTGRLDVTDGAYNMSLYDLASREFKIGSDSYIVWSGDPYNAQLNIAAIYNVRAAPAELLSAQGVADETLSAVGRNQLPFQVFLNVTGELLKPIIGFDIRLPEEARSELRGPIEARLAQLRQPSEESELNKQVFSLMVLNRFMTDDPFKSSGGNLVADQLRGSASQVLTQQLNNLTGSYLSNLGVELGVNSYADYSSGAEKTRTDLNVAVRRQLLNNRLTVRLGTDVPLGGGNQASNGQNQAGISSFAGDVSIEYNVLANGRIRLRAFRNNAYGDIDGQFVRTGASLIFQRDYRDLADLFKGIDDTVKEEVKQNRRRQRQEKKEAQDSTQAVTSEPRRDSTRSTQRPTTSGR, encoded by the coding sequence GTGCTGCTTCTAGTAATAGGAGTGGTTGTGGCGCTGCAGTTTTCTTCGGTGCAGGACTACGCGGCCGGCAAAGCCGCGGGGTACCTGCAAGGCAAAATCGGCACCGAGGTGCGCATTGCGAAGTTCCGCACCGATTTCAAGCACGCGCTTAGCCTGGAGGGCGTCTACATCGAAGACCAGAAAGGAGACACGCTGCTGTCGGTGGGCCGCCTGGGCGTCGACCTGGATTTGTGGGCTCTCACCAAGTCGGAAATCAACCTCAAGGAGCTGGAGCTCAACGACGGCCGCCTGGCCATCAGCCGCACGCTGCCCGACAGCGTGAGCAACTACGACTTCATCGTCAATGCCTTCGCGACGGCCGACACGGCGACTACCGCCCCGGCCGATACCACGGCGGGCTTCAAGTACAACATCGGCGACCTGCGCCTGACCAATATCCGCCTCACCTACGACGACCAGGTGGAAGGCATGGCGGTGCGCACGAAAGTAGGCGAGCTGGCCGTGACCATGGATGCCGTGGACGTGGACCAGTCCATCTATAAAGTAGACGAAGCCACGCTGCGCAACACGGCCATCAGCATCGCCCAAACCAAAACCGCCCCGCCCGATACGGCCGTGGCCGAGCCGCTGGCTCTCACATTCGGGCTGAACAAAGCCTTGCTCAGCAACGTCAGCCTGACGTATAAGAACGACCCGTCGGCGCAGTTTATCAGCACCCGCGTGGGCGAGGCCGAAATTACGGCCGACAACATCGACCTGATCAACTCTCGGGTGGCGCTGAACACGGTGAAGCTGCGCAACACCAGCATTGCCTACACCCAGAACGAAAACGTGCCGGTGGAAAAGCGCCTCGTGAACCCCGCCGAGGTGGTGCGCGACCTGAATGACGCCGTGGAAGGCGCCACTGGCCAGCCCAGCAACTGGGTGGTGACGCTCAACCGCTCCGATATCCGGGGCGTGGATGTGGCCTTCGACAACTTCGACGAGCCCAAGCAGCGCACCCGCCTGCCGGCCATGGACTACAACCACCTCAAGTTCACGGATCTGGTGCTGAACGTGGAGAACCTGCGCTACTCCGAGAACAGCACCACCGGCCGCATCAACCAGCTGGCCGGCCGCGAGCAAAGCGGCTTCCGCATCGATTCGGCCACCGCTGACGTGGTGTTCGACTCGGTGCAGACCCGCCTCACCAACCTCGACCTGATTACGCCGCACACCCGCATCCGCCAGACGCTGGGCATGCGCTACAAGAGCCTCGACGCGCTGGCCGACACCCGCCAGCTGCCCAACCTGGGCATCGAAGGCGACCTGCGCAACGTGCGCCTCGGCTTCCGCGACATCCTGTACCTGGCTCCCGACCTGGCCGGCACGCCACCGTTCACCACCGGCCCCAACCAGTCGGTGCTGCTGAGCGGGCGCGTGAGTGGCCGCGTGGGCGACCTGCGGATTCAGGGGCTGGAGTTCGTGGGCTTCCGCAACACCATCGTGAAAGCCAGCGGCCGCATCCAGGGTTTGCCCGAAACCGACCGCCGCCTCTACACCGACCTGCGCATTCAGCAGTTCAGCACCTCGGAGGCTGATATCCGGATGCTGGCCCCGAAAGGCACGATTCCGCCCGGCTACAACATTCCGCCCCGCATGACCGTGGCCGGTACGTTCCGCGGCCGCCCATCGGCGCTGCTGTTTGACGCCGATTTGCGCGCCACCACCACCTACGGCAACGTAGCGGCCAAGATTGACCTCGGCGCCGGCCCCAAAGGCCAGGAGCCGATTACGGCTGTGTTCAGCACCCAGAACCTGAACGTAGGCCGCATCCTCAACGACCCCACCATCGGTACCGTCACGGCCAGCGGCCGCCTGAACGGGCGCGGCGGCCTCGACCCCAACCTGCTGCGCGGCCAGCTCACGGCCAACGTGCAGCGCGCCACCTACAACGGCTACACCTACCGCGGCATCACGGCCAACGTGGGCATCGACCGCAACCGCTACGTCATCGACGCCAAAAGCCGCCAGGACCCCAACCTGAACCTGGATCTGCTGGCCACCGTGGACTTGCGCAACGCCAGCAACCCCAGCTACTCGGTGGAGCGCCTGAACCTGCGCGGTGCCAACCTCACGGCCCTGGGCTTCTACACCGGCGGCGACCTGCGCGTGCAGGGCGACCTCACGGCCAACCTCAGCGGCTCCGACGCCAACAGCATCAACGGTACGTTCTCGGGCCGCAACATCATCATTGTGCGCGACAACCAGACCATTCCGCTGGACTCGGTGAGTGGCCGCATTGTGCAGCGCACGGGCCGCACCGAAGTGGTGTTCAACTCCAACGTGGCCGACTTCAACCTGCAGGGCAACACCCGCCTCGGCGACCTGGCCACGGTGCTGCAGGAGCACATCGACCGGTATTTTGATTTGCCCGGCGTGCGCTACCGGCCGTCGGCGGCCTACCAGCAGTTCACGTTCGAGGCTAACGTGAAGAACACTCGCCTGCTGCAGAAGCTGGTGCCCGACCTCAAGCAGCTCACGCCCTTCAAGCTCACGGGTGGCTTCGACAGCCGCGCCGCCAACCTCACGCTCAACACCCGCATTCCGCGCATCGTGTACATGGGCTACGCGCTGGACTCGCTGAAATTCAACGTCAGCTCCGACGCGCAGAAGCTGGACTATGCGCTGGGTTTGCGCCAGATCAGCCAGGACACCACCCTGCGCATCCCCAACCCGACCCTGGCCGGCAGCGTGCAGAACAACCAGATCGGCACCCGCCTGCGCATTGCCGAGTCGGACAGTGCTGAGCGCCTGAACATGGCCGGCGTGCTGCGCGTGCTGAACGGCGGCGACACCTACGCCTTCAGCTTCGACCCTAAGCTGATGCTGGACCGGGTGCTGTGGAACGTGACGCCCGGCAACGAGTTGCGCTACACCACGGCCACCGGCGCCATCTTCGCCGACAACCTGGAGTTCAGCCGCAACAGCCGCAGCCTGAAGCTCCAGACCCTGCCCGGCGCGCAATACCCGCTGCAGCTGAATATGCAGAACCTGGAGCTGAACAGCCTGGGACACGCCGCCGGCCTGCAGGATTCACTGATAGCTGGCACGCTCAACGGCCAGGCGCTGGCGCTCAGCCTGGGCCAGCCCCGGCAGGCCTTCACGGCTGATGCCACGCTCAGCAACCTCGTCTACAACAAAACGGTGGTGGGCGACGTGACGCTGAAAGCCACCAACCCTACTCCCGACCGTTACAACGTCGATGCGCGCCTCACCAACCCGCAGGGGGCCGATGTGCAGGCCGTGGGCTACTACCTGGCCACCCCGCCCTCCCCTATCCGGTTTGACGTGACCGTGAACCGGTTTGACCTGAAGATGGCCGAGCCGTTTTCGGCCGGGCAGCTGCGCGAAGGCGTGGGCGGCGTAACGGGCAGCATTGTAGTGACCGGTACGGCCGCCAAGCCCATCATCAACGGCGCCCTCACCACCACCGCCGACGCCGGTCTGACGCTCACCCAGTTGGGCTCCGACTTCCGCATGCCCAACCAGACGGTGACGTTCAACCCGCAGAACATTGCCTTCAACAACTTCACGGTGCTGGACTCGCTCGGCAACAAGGCCGTGGTGGATGGCCGCATCATCGTGCCCAACTACGCCGACGTTAACTCCTACCGCTTCAACCTGAACGCCACTACCGAGGATTTCCTCGCCGTAAATAGCCGCCCCGCTGATAACGAGTTGTTCTACGGCAAGCTGGTGCTGGACTCCGATACGCGCATCAGCGGCAACCTGAACCTGCCCGTGCTCAATACCAACGTGCTGGTGGAAGATGGTTCCGACCTGACCATTGTGGTGCCCAACGACGAAGCTGGCCTGGTTGCTACCGAAGGCATTGTGGAGTGGATCGACAAGAGCGCGCCCATGGACACGATGCTGGCCCGGCAGCTGGCCCTGGATTCTGCCAAAACCGCCGCCGGCTACGACATCACCGCCCGCATCACCGTCCGCGACAACACGCCCTTCACCCTCGTTATCGACCCAATTTCCGGCGACAACCTGAAGGTGCGGGCCGAGGGTACCCTCAACACGGCCATCGACCCAGCTGGCACCATCAGCCTCACCGGCCGCCTCGACGTGACCGACGGCGCCTATAATATGTCGCTCTACGATCTGGCTTCGCGCGAATTCAAGATCGGCTCCGACAGCTACATCGTCTGGAGCGGCGACCCCTACAATGCCCAGCTCAACATTGCGGCCATCTACAACGTGCGGGCGGCGCCGGCCGAGCTGCTGTCAGCTCAAGGCGTGGCCGACGAAACGCTGAGCGCCGTGGGCCGCAACCAGCTGCCGTTCCAGGTGTTCCTGAACGTCACCGGCGAGCTGCTCAAGCCCATCATCGGGTTCGATATTCGCCTGCCGGAAGAAGCCCGCTCAGAGTTGCGCGGGCCCATTGAAGCCCGCCTGGCCCAGCTGCGTCAGCCCAGTGAGGAATCGGAGCTGAACAAGCAGGTATTTTCGCTGATGGTGCTCAACCGCTTCATGACCGACGACCCGTTCAAGAGCAGCGGCGGCAACCTCGTGGCCGACCAGCTGCGCGGCTCCGCCAGCCAGGTGCTCACCCAGCAGCTCAACAACCTCACCGGCTCCTATCTGTCCAACCTGGGCGTGGAGCTGGGCGTGAATTCCTACGCCGACTACAGCAGCGGCGCCGAGAAGACCCGCACCGACCTCAACGTGGCCGTGCGCCGCCAGCTGCTCAACAACCGCCTCACCGTGCGCCTCGGCACCGACGTGCCGCTGGGCGGCGGCAACCAGGCCAGCAACGGCCAGAACCAGGCCGGCATCAGCTCCTTCGCTGGCGACGTGAGCATCGA